The DNA sequence ATACCCCACTGTGGTCCCTCCCAACCTTAATCAGTCTGTGATCTTCTGCCTAGTTAGTCCTTGACATGACATAGCCACAGGAGTAGGTGTTTCTTTGACTCCTGATATCTGCCTGTGGCCTACAACAGATTAATCTCCTCAAGACTGAAGCTGTTTTTCTGTGAGTTCAGCCTTTATCTATCCAGATGACATGGTTAATGCTATATATGTGATTGGGCTGTCTTCCATGCTGTCTCTGGTCATGTGAAATTTTACAATTATCTGAGGCTGCAAGTGGGCATGGCTGCTCATTTACCAGCATGAATTACTTGATAAAAGCACATGTACTGTAGCAGCAGCTAATTAAACTTAATTCCATTGCATTGGTTGGGCTTAACTGGAGGGGATGTGTTGGAAGACTGTAACAGTTGTATTTTTGTTCGTTTACAGGAGTCCATTTTCTCTCTGCTCAGtgcttgtctttttttttttttcctcttctttaaCCTCCCTCCACTTCTGTCTCAGACACTAGCATACAGCTGGTACCACAAAACCTGAAGCCGGGCAGAGCTGAAGTTCCCATGCTAATAAAGGATTTCCAAGGGGTcggctgtgctgtgccacagTCTCTGCAGCTGAGTGTTTGTAAATGTACAGATGATGGtgtgtgccaggagaggtttgtTGGTGCGAAGTCAGTGGGTCTGGGACCAGCAGCTGTTGCACTAATCATCTTGGCATTTTTACTTTTGCTGCGTAAGTAATTGTTTCATATTATCTAAGAAGCACTGTAAATGTGATCTGCAAAGCATCGGGAAAGATAAATTCCAGCTCCCAGGTTTTATCATCTTGATACATTCTGTGTAAACTCCTAGTCTTGTGGAGGTCATGGCAAATCCCCAGCTAATTTTGGTAACATCAGCATTTCACCCTCAAAAGATTTCAAGctgtgcattttaaaattaatatcaaCAACTTTTAATATTTGTTTATGGTGCAGTAAATAACAATTGGGGAAGCAGTGAGGAATGCTTTTGGTGTTCTGAGATGTCCCCAGGTGAACCCTAGCTCTTCCTACTCAAACCACAGCACATTCTCCATTGTCTTTGCTGTCACTGCAGATTCACTGCCTTGCTCAGAGCAGTATGTGACATTGTTCTTTGGTgagataaaataaaagaaaaataaggataTTTGTAATTCTGCTGTGGCCAGATGTAGCAGTGCTGCATTTAAACTCCCAATAGATTGTTGCTTGTGCTGGCAGCAATCTAATTGTGATAAAATAAAGTTCATGCCACAGGAATAGTATTCTCTTCTTCTGAAACTGGGTTATTTTGGGTCCCCCAGGCAACACTCTAGGCACGTCAGAGGACTGGTGAGGTGGAATTTATATGATGCCATGTTGTTATCTAGTAgtaaaagaagaggaggagttAGAAATGCTGAGGTTGTACAGTGATAGCCAGGGCTTGGAATTGGTATATGAGATCTTTGATAGAAGTATAGCTACGTACATGTGTGGCCATCTGCAGGATTCAGACCCTGATGTATTAGTTGTCAGTTTGCTCTCTTGGAAACTGCCCTCAGCATATGCTTCTAGGAAATGCCTTGAATATTTGGGAATATGTCTTCAGTCCTTGCCAGCCCTCATACTGATCACTAGctcattaaaaatgcatttgggTATGGGAGCTGGCCAAACTTACAGGGGCTGTAAGTATGCTAAGGTCCTAATAACCACACAGTTAATGGCAACCTTCTGTTTCCCTGTAGTTGTTCcactgttgctgctgctgtgtccgGGTGGCTTGGGAGCAAAGGGATTTGGTGGAGCAAAGACATTTGCTGACATACCGGACCACAGTGAAGCGATGCTGCGTCAGTGGAACAgtgaaggagcagctcctgaggagAAGGCATGTATCCCTACTAGTCCTTCTCTTTGATTTCTATCCCAGTTTGGCACCTGAGGCCTCTTCCACACTACAGGTGGATATTTCGAAGCTCTACAGCAGATTTTAACAACACATGaacattaattaaaattaaccCTGCGAGGTTCAGTGAAGGATGTGTGGGAGATGActtccaccagcagctgaaAAAGCAACCATAGCACTTAAATCCCAAAATATAGGGAAAGCAATTAAGCAAATGCTGATCATATCTGAGCAGAAGATAGGAGTGTGGGAAAAGCGTTGAACCAATAGAGAGTGAAACATTTGCATTTGCAAGGCTGGAATGCTCTGCACCCCTTTGGGAGCACGataaaacagcaaaataatgGGTTATAGTGCTGAGCTTCCCTTCATTGATTTAAAGTTTCAGACTGTTTTAAATTACTTCtctatgtattttctttttgaaacagAGGACATTTCttagtaaaaaagaaaaaggcagaaaaaatgcAGATCTGCAGAGGGAACAGTAAATACCAAGAGAAATTTGCTCTGTTGCTGCACTACAAAACAAGGTTTTCAAAAAAAGGGCATGACACTGACATGCTTTTGCACAATAACAGAAACAGAAGGTAAAAGACTTTGATTTAGGGCCAATGTTCACACCAAATTCTTGTTAAAAGATAATTAACAAGCCAAACTGctagggaagaaaaaagggcCAGGCAGCACCACAAAGGTGGCAGGCAGCGCATACTTCCTCACTTAGTGTCTGAGGAAAACTGGGCAGAGTTTTTCTTGGAACAGCTGAGCTCCCTAGAGTTTTGCAAGCctggttttggtggggttttttgtttcggtttttttggggggttttttttcaatcctCTGAGTTTCAAGAAAACAATGATCTATAGAAACATTTCCATGAACCTTCTTGGCAATACATTTGTGGATGCTGCACCCTGTTTTAGGAGgcctttttctctttgcagcAACATGTATAAGTGCAAATTCAAACAAGTCATAAGGCAGCACCCTCCCTGTTCCCACCCAGCCCCGCTGCTGGTTTGGTGAGTTCCGTGTGCTAGACAGCAAAGCTTTCATGTCACATCTTAATTTGTCTTATTTATGTAGCCAGTGCTAAGCTTCATTCCACCCACTGCACTTGGGAACGTGAAaggaggaacagcagcagcagcaggagcagcaacagcaggaggAATGAGTGGAGAAGAAGCTCTAATaggagcaggcagctctgcctctcacGTAGGAGAGCATCACAGCACCATTACCAGGGAAAGATGGGAAGAGCAAAGGCGTCTTCTTTCTGCTGCTGACTATGGAGCcatggcagctggagcagctgaaggcATGGCAGGTGTAGACGGCAAGACAGTCGTGTCTGGAGGAGGAGTTGCTGTGGGAGCGGCTGGAGCCATGAATGAAGAATTCTTAAGAGACTACTTCAACGATGTAAGCATATGACCCAAAAATAACAGTATTTTGATGTTTGCACTTAGCATTGTGAAATATCATGTTATGACAGACAGAGGTGAGTAGATATGTAGATATAAACAGTCCTGATATGCACATGGAGTTGGGGGCATTAAGGATTTTTGGATTGGCCACACTGGGAGTGGGACTTGGAGTGTGACAATGTTCAGTCTTCTAGAACTGAATGCTTGCAAGGTGTCACACAAATAGACCTTTCTCTCAAGGGAGGTATTTGTGGATGGGATCCAGAATATTCAGCAATAGCATAGGAGTGCCTTGCCCAGGAAAAAGCCCTGAGAAAGACTGTGTGATCTAAATCTCAGGGACTTAAGAACATGAAACTGATCTCTAGGGAGGCACCTGTGACTCATCATGAGTCACAGCTCCAAACTTTACCACAGAGCAGGTTTTTGAAAGATAAGCCGAAGATGTCATATACCAGTGGGTGGGGCTGTATTTTCAAAGTAGCTGATGCAGTAAGTGGTGCTGACTTGTCTGTTTGCCCAGCAGCCTGGGTAAAGGGCCATTCATCAAAAGTGTACGAGGCACATGTTGCAATcccctttcttttatttttactagCCTAACCACTGGCCAGTAGGTTGTTCCTACTTGTTGAAGCTACTTCTCTTCATGTTACACATATCATTAATACTTTGACTGGTGAGCTCCTTGTAGTGAAAGTTTGATTTCCATGCACCATCACCTGTACAAACAAAACCTCTTCACACCCTACAGCTGGCAGCTGATGTGGTTTTGCAGATTCCAATCACCACCTCAAGCCAGGGAAGGATTTGAGCTTTAGGTACTTTTATGTCCCAGAGTGCTCTAGCCACTGGTCTCCTGGGTGACCAGATGCAACAGTAGCAATCTCCTTTTCTTCCACTCTTTGAGAGGTAATTTTAAGCATAATTGCCTGATGAAGTCTGCAGGAGGGAAGTCATACTCGGTATCCACACAACTTCTGGGAGGCTGAAATATCTCAGATTGGGAGTGAGGAAACAGACAAGTAACCAAACCAAATAGTTTCAGCTGCTGATTTTTGTGGCAGAATCTTGGGTTGTGTGCCTACTTCCAGGATCAAATGCAGATAAATATGCAGAGTCAAATGGGGTCTGGATATATAGCACATTACAGAGATGTCTGAGCTAATTTGCAGTCCAGAACTTCAAATGTGGCAGAAAGGTGGTTCTGAGCATAAGCCAGGAGCCATATTAGATAAATCTGGTTCAGCAGGGCCACAGGGTTTGGCTGTCTTCACTTTTGGAGCTGAAGCTGATGCAAACACATACACAGATATtttggcagcactgcagcagctccatggcagaTACTGCTTTCAGATTGTGCTGACCCTGTAAGCACTGTAGCCAGAGCTCACAAGCCCTCCTTGTTGCCAGGTTGCGTGCATAGAACCTAAGAATTTACATGATGGACTCTGCATCCATGCTTTACCAATCCATTTAACTTTTCACTTTGTTTCCTGTTGGGCATCTTGGAGGTGATCCTGTAGTCCGTGCTAGTGAAAAGGGCCATGGTAGGTGATACATGTCAGCATGTACTCAGTAAATGTTTGTTTAAATGTTAAGATACTCTCAGAAATGGTCTTGGTGTTCTCCCACAAAAACCTGGTTAGAGGTGAAGTCCATTCACTGAACTAAAACAATTTCTTCATGACTATGGACGGCAGTATCACCAATTACACATTTACTGGAAGGAACTGGTGGTGGTATCCAAGTGGTGATGGTATCCAAGGCTTTAAATATAATCtcagatttttcttcccttcgAGTGTACTGTCAAATTCAGACTAatttcagaaaagcaaaaaaaaaaaaaattaggtacAGCCCTCACTTGGTTGACAGTTTCTGTGGGATCAGTTCAATTTCTTATTTCAATCTTTGTTGAATTTGTTGAATTGCCCAAgcatttctgatttttcaaaATTGCTAAGTCTAGAGCTGGCATTAACAAACTTTtgcttgcttttgttttctgtctgcAGAAAGCTGTCTCTTTTGCGGAAGAAGATGAAGAGCAAGCTGCAAAAGACTGTCTCTTGGTTTATTCCCAGGGAGAATCAGGCTCCCCTCATGGCTCTGTTGGCTGCTGCAGCTTTATTGAGGGGGATCTTGATGACCATTTTCTTGATGATTTAGGAGACAAGTTTAAGACTCTAGCAGAAATATGTATAGGTAGACAGATCAACATGAAAGACAGTGGCTACAAGAATGAATCAGGTTTTGGTCCTAGTGAAGCAAAGTCACAGTTCTTAcatcagcaaaatgcttctacCTCTGAACAAGCCTTTGCCTCAGGCAGTGGTTTCCAGTCCGTCCCACCTGTCCATgcaggcagtggcacaggagaAAGTACCCTGTCCAAGGAGGTGGTCACAGAAACAACCTTTTCATCATCCCATTCTGGGCAGCACAATGCCCAGCGCCTCCCCACAGGCCATGCAGAGAGCAATGTCACTGTGACGGAAACATCCTATTCTATGGGGGCTCCTGCCCACTCAGCCCCTGTCTTTTTAGACCCCCAGTTTAAGGAGAATGTAGTGGTGACAGAGAGagtgctggcacctgcatcgAGCATTCAGGGGATGGTGAAAATCCCTGATTTGCCACATGGAAGTAACGTGGTGGTTACGGAAAGGATGGTGAAGTCGGCgggtgcagggccaggagccctgACAGTTCAGGATCTTCCTGACTCGCAGTATGTCGTGGTGAGGGAGCGAGAGAGGGTGCTtgtgcctgctgcagagcagggctcccTCAGCTTTCCCACTTCGACAGAGGAACGCAGCACAGTGCTGAATGAAAGGGCggtggcagcctcggggctgcagagcagagctgaacaGGCAATGGGTGCCAGCTCAGGAAGGCAAGAGCATGCTCTGATCACAGATTCCCCTCTTAAACTGATGGGCTCCAACTTACAAGGGCCACCTCCTGCCAGTGCCACACTGAGCAAGTCTTCCAGGGTCACCAAATACAGCACAGTGCAGTACACTCGCTCATAGCCTGGCTCCATGCAGGGGTGGCAGTGTCCAGCACTCCAGCACCCTTCTGTCTGGATGCATCCTGCCTCGGGCTTTTCCATGAGATCCAAATTTGCTGGAGATTCCAGAATGACATGTACTCATTTGCACTAGTTTTTATAAATATGGATTATATGACCAggaagcaagaaggaaatctgGTGTTATGTTACATCGGCAGGGATGCCTTTGAAGTGGAAAGATGtgggaaatactttttttttttcctagtttgctatttttttaattgcctttTGTTATACAGATAGGTTAACAATGCCACATAACCAGAGCTACATAATTatgggaaaacaggaaaaaagtctCCAAGCTAGTGATGGATAGTAGCCTGCAAAGCACAAGTAAAGTTTTTGAACTGCTATTGGGTCTATCTGGAGTCCTTCTTTGAGGGCAATCAGTTTCTCATTGTGTGTTTGCCATTGTGCTGTGGGGCATGGTAGCTCCTCCTGAACCTTGCTAAGAAATCTTCTCGAGAAGCCCAGGCCACCAAAGGTGGTATGCCTTCAGAGCAGTGGTGTGTTGATCTCCTAAAGGGATGTCACAATTTCAGGTTATCAGAATTTGCAACTTAAGCAATCAATACCTGCATGTTACCACAGCAGTTTAAGAGAGCAAGTAGCAAAAAAGCTGAGAACTGCAATTTTTCATTACCTCAGTCTAAAAGTTCCATTACTTGGTGTGGGACTACACTGACATGGACAAGTAAGCATTTGTATTGTGCACACTTTTCACTTTATTTAACTTATGAGAAACAGCCAAGCCTTACTTTAGCCTTAGAGCCAGAGATTTAGTCAGTGGCTTTGTCAGCAAAGTTTGTGGTCCTTGGACATCTGTAGGATCTGATTTACAGGTGCAATTTGGTATTTGGAATTGGTTCTGTGAACTCAGACATAGAAGTCAGCCTTGTGTGAGTGAGGTTTCACTAGTTTCAGTAGCAGAGCTCAAGTAGCTGGTATAGTGCTGTGTAACGACGGCTTCCCTTGGTTGTGACAAGATAACAGGAAGCTCCCCTTAGCTGTGCAATATTTGGGTTTACTTTGCTTTCCTTGAAATTTATATGGTAAAAGCAAGAGAGAGTACTGCACCATTTGACagtatgtatatatatgcacatgTAAATATTTGTATGCTGTTTGGAACATTCTGAAGTTGATGTTATACAGGATAAAATGTCTTACACTCCTTATGTTTACTCAGAGTAGAAGTATTTTAGATGAGGCATAAGTAGCGTGTTTATCTCATACCTGGGAAATCAGCAAGTTGGTGATAAGGTACTGCAAAGCCCATGGACCTGCAGAGCTTTCAGGCTGTCTCCATCTCCTGGAGTTTTCCTGCAGATGCAGTGCTATGTTTTCCACGGATGTGTTCTGCCTTTGACTGGAaatgctctcagtgtgtttagTTTTACTAATAGTAAAAGTTGCTTCAAAAACATAAATGCATAAACTAGGAACCATGGCTGTGCTCCACCGTGACAGCTGGGCCCTTACATTAGGTGGAATAGTATTTCCAAACATATCAGGCTTCCTGCTTGCTTGGACCTGTTGGTTATTTATCTCTTAcactacatttttaaaatacatgcaTTTATTTCTAAGCAAGCCTGCAGTTCCAAGTGGTCACCACTCTTCTGATTTTCTGATAAAGTAGAtactttgtgggtttttgtaATCTTAAAATAAAGAACTCtactgtattttttaatacttcCTTCAAACAGCTACCCCAGTGAAAACACTGGCTTTCCTACTGCAAATAAAGActttaaagagaaaatgagGATGGAGATTTCCCAAATAGCCTCAAGGAATACCTGAAAGATGCAGAGGTAAAAACGTTGGTGTCCTGCTATAACTTAAAGATTCTGACAAAAATGTGAATTCTGCCTTGTGGTTAAATGCACTAAATTCTGTATTAACTTGATTCAAGAGAATATCATCCCTGCCACAGATTTACTGGGCTTTGAGTCAGACCCTTCAAATCAGTTTATGCTTCCAGACAACAGTCTCAAttttataacattttaaaacatgcagTTGTTAACATTCAGGAGAAGAGGTAAGAGTGTAATGTTTGTATTATGAACTGCTTTCACAGATCTGCTTGTAAAGAGTCTGTTTGAATAGATTCATTAAGAGTGAGTCTCCATTATTTGACTTGTACCAAGGCTGCAGCTGCTATCAGCATATCAGCATGTGTAAATGCTGGCAGAACATCCATCACTTCTAATGGAGCTGTGTTTTGTAAACGATAGTGACTGCTGGGAGGAATGTACAGACCCATTTTAATGGAAGTTCCTGGTTATCATCTGACTACTAGATAACCCCAAGAGGGGGACTAGCCCCAGAACTTATCTTTGTGAAAGATGCCTTGTTGTGACttcaaaaggaaagcaaagtcTGTAATTTTCTTATCTAACAATAATAGAGCACAGTAATGCTGAAATGCCAGCATGACAGGGATTCGATCCATGCTGCTTTCTGGGATTTATGTTACCTGTGAATCTTGGTAAGTATGTTGGACTCCATGAGTATGAGCCAGCCTGCCACAACAAGGATGCAGCTAGTGTCCTGCATACCCACAAGGAAGTATCTCTGCGTCATCCCTCAGTGTCTAGTTGGAGCTAGGTTAGAATTTGCAAGACAGTACAATCTTTTCCAGGCTCCATTCTTTCCTGGGAATTTGTCTGTAGTCCACCATAAAAGGTTTAAAGCTTGGCAGGGTTATCAGCAGTAAAtcagtttttttaaaagttaaataaatCAGCTGCTATCCCCAGGAGGGTGATAAGTGTTTATGGCCTTGAGGCGTCTCAAAAATGCACCACTCCTTCAGTGTGCACTGCACTGGTGGAGCTGGTGGTGCTCACTGTCTCCTATGCTGCTGGCCCCTTCTCCTTCCTGGTGGCCTTTGAGCTTCCAGGGAGCTCAGAGTGCATTGACAGCCATCTGTCCGTCTTACCTTATGTGCAGGAAGAtttgcctctccctgctgctagTGCAGGCTTTCAAAGCACATAGTTTGCATGGTTTCAAGGTAGCTTTTCAAGGCCCAAGTTCACGGAGAAGCAAGACACTGGGGGTTACTGAACATACAGAAATGCCTTCCAGATGTGAGAAAAGCTGAGAGCCCTGTTAGGGAAACCTTCTTCCACAGGTATCTTTGGGTGGCTGCTGCTACAAAGATGGGATACTGGATGACAAGGACTTTTGGCATGATCCAGGAGGGGCTCGGTGTCAAGTTGTAACAGGACAGCGCTCGCCTGAGGAAAAACGATTTTGACTGGATGAGGAGAAATGGTGTTCTGCTTTCCCTGCATAGACAGCAAtcactgaataaaaaaaattatgtaggGCAGGGCCCTGATTGCCCAATAAGCCATGCCTAATGCCCCAGCCCTGTGGTGTGACTAGTGAGAGTCACTGCCAGGAAACAACTGCGCATATGTAGCTAGTATGACTCCTGAACCACACAAAGTGGTTGCAGTCACCAGctcccagtttctccttgtGGCCTCACCCCAGgagccagcactgcaggtggtCAGGTCTCCCCACCACATGATATTGCTCAGCACCTTGGCAGCCAAAAATCAAATGCAGAGCTGGATACCTGTTCCCTCTTGTGTGGAGCTGGTATGTGGGGAAATTATCCTCATTTTTACAGCTACCCATTCGTGGAGCCACGGAGGCTATAATGAAAGGGGGCATGACAGTGGGGTCCAAAGTTGAAAATTGTGTTTTTATGTAATTCTAAGCAAATGTTTAATATGACAAATGGTGAAATTTCCAACATTATCTTATATAAATTAGGGAAGCCCAGGGAGAGAGGGGATTTGCACTGAGAGGATATTCCCTCTACTTAGTTCATTATTTTCTGTTAGATACTGATGTGTATGGAGTGGTAGCACTGGTTTTACAATTGCCCTGAAACTCATTTCCTTGAAATATATAACACAAAGTGTCTTCAGCCATATGTTAGGAGTGCATCCAGAAGGTGCTGTGGACATGCTGGGGGAAAACCACATGGCAAAGTCTGTTCTATGGGTGCTGGGGAAGCAGGAGTGTTTATAGCCTTCCCACCCCAGCTTCAAGCTGGTTCCTGACCTACGTTTCAAATGTTTCATCAGACTATTTCTGTTAGATCTGTTATCTTATTTGCTAGAGCAAATAGAACTCAGAGATATCACCTCACAATGATTACGCAAAAACAGCATTGATTCCCTGGTTAATGATTATCCAAGATCTTTGGAGCATGGATGAAGTTTAAAccctgggggagagcaggagcttgaGCAGAGAGTGCTGGTACCAGCTGATGGATCTCCCTCAGGCCTTGAATCCAGCCTCCCAAAAAGCTGTGGGACATGGGATGGTGGCAGACACTGAGCTGCTGGAAGTAGCTGAGTGGCAGTGACATGGCACTGCAcagcagaagggcacaaaccctggGCTGGGTACCAGGGGCAGAGCTGTGACTGTTCAGGGCAGCCTCCATCCCAGCTGGGTGGTTTTTTCCACCTTCTCTTGCCACTCACTTAAGTCAAGCTGGTGCCTTCTTGCTTCCCTAGATTTCTTTCCCTTATTAAAAGCTCTCTTAGGCAGATTTACTTTGTTATTGTTACTCTTGTTATTATTCCCTAAGTATTACCGATTACTCCTTTCTTGAAAATAAGGCTAGAAGCAGAGCTTCCAGCTAGAAGGGATTATGTACTTACAGCATCAGCTTTCTGATGGAGCCAAATTGCATCTCCCAGGTGATGCATCTCACCTGATCTGTCATACACCTGTCAGTGTCACAGCTACTACTGATGGGCAGATttgccctgtgtgccctgttTTGTTATTTATCAAATAAATATCAAATGTGTTACACTTATGTAACCAGAAAGCTTGATTTTTGcaacagcagaaaaaacagGAAGCCTCTAACACCCTTTTTGAATCAGAACCCCAGGACAGGTACTGCCAAAATAATAGATCTGTTAATGAAGTTTCCTTGTCATCCATCCTAACTTGGTTTTGTGGGAATGAGGTGGGAGAGATGAAAAACAGATCCAtacaaatatttgatttttcaaAGTCCTGGTAtcaaaaatatttgatttttcatAGTCCTGGTAACTTGGAACTCCCTATACTCTGACTTACTGGTTTCCCtaacacaaacaaaccaaaccctaTCAGTCAGGGTTCTGTGTGAGGTTTTTCAGGCATTGCTTtaagcaagcaagcaagcaaatTACACTTAGTGTCAGATGGGTATAAAAAAAATGCTTCAACTACCCTTTTCCAGGTGGTGGTAGTGGAATTGGTTAGTAGTTGAGCTTTCTGCATTTTGGATAAATGGCTGGCACCTAGGGCAGATGAAGTCCCTACTACAGCAGGTAAACAGGCTGTAACAGGTGTCAAGGACGTGTCCTGAACAAGGAGCACAAGGGTCATTCTCACATAACCCTGTTCTTTGAATTAATGAGCATTTAAATATTTGATACCATGTGAAGCAAGTGCAAACAGAGTGACCTTACAGCACCCTTGCAGTTGGTGAGGATGCTCTTATCAAAGAAAGGGAAGATAGAATGGAGCTGAACAAGGTCTTCTCTCACATGAAAATACCCCTTACAACTTGAATAGAGTCAATCATCATTATAAA is a window from the Passer domesticus isolate bPasDom1 chromosome 1, bPasDom1.hap1, whole genome shotgun sequence genome containing:
- the LOC135278365 gene encoding desmoglein-2-like, whose protein sequence is MSRSPGAAGWLLALLVCLNYGHGLYVKVYNRNDRSGLLSHPSSLVRQKREWTVPPAFIREEEDNSYKNPIARIHSDLEDTGIVVTYTISGQGVTEPPYGLFVINGKTGDLNITGRVDREKTPILLVRGHALDKNGAKLEEPIDLPIKVVDINDNFPVFSHEVFVGSIEELSETGTIVMRINATDADEPNNLNSKIAFRIVSQSPSNAFSMDKNTGEVRVAKINLDRETHSSYSLVVEAKDRGGEKGGNAATCSLEIKILDVNDNLPVVESRTFEGSIEENRANVEIMRIKVFDKDEEFSDNWLANFTFVSGNEGGFFKIVTDTQTNEGILTVVKELDYEKMQSLNLGIVVTNKAEFHKSIKPSYKAETIPIKIKVINVQEGPVFPGGTKIIEASEKLQIKQVIGQYQAYDEDTGKVAEHITYMKGKDAANWITVDSVTGEIRLAKNLDYESPYVVNGTYTITMLGVTTDSPRKTITGTVVIQVKDENDNCPVIVNPVRTVCSDAKLVEVTARDLDGYPNSYPFSFTVIDEPEGTAEKWIITSGNDTSIQLVPQNLKPGRAEVPMLIKDFQGVGCAVPQSLQLSVCKCTDDGVCQERFVGAKSVGLGPAAVALIILAFLLLLLVPLLLLLCPGGLGAKGFGGAKTFADIPDHSEAMLRQWNSEGAAPEEKALLSFIPPTALGNVKGGTAAAAGAATAGGMSGEEALIGAGSSASHVGEHHSTITRERWEEQRRLLSAADYGAMAAGAAEGMAGVDGKTVVSGGGVAVGAAGAMNEEFLRDYFNDKAVSFAEEDEEQAAKDCLLVYSQGESGSPHGSVGCCSFIEGDLDDHFLDDLGDKFKTLAEICIGRQINMKDSGYKNESGFGPSEAKSQFLHQQNASTSEQAFASGSGFQSVPPVHAGSGTGESTLSKEVVTETTFSSSHSGQHNAQRLPTGHAESNVTVTETSYSMGAPAHSAPVFLDPQFKENVVVTERVLAPASSIQGMVKIPDLPHGSNVVVTERMVKSAGAGPGALTVQDLPDSQYVVVRERERVLVPAAEQGSLSFPTSTEERSTVLNERAVAASGLQSRAEQAMGASSGRQEHALITDSPLKLMGSNLQGPPPASATLSKSSRVTKYSTVQYTRS